CAGGCACCTGATCTATTGATTGTGGACGGCGAACTGGACGAGCTGGATGGCTTCTCGCTGCTGGCTCAACTGCGCCAGGGCGCCTCGGCACGGCTGCTGCCCTGCATCTTGATCAGCCAACGGCTGGATGCCGAAAGCGTCAAGGCTGCCCGCCCGCTACGGCCCCACGCCTACCTCGGTAAGCCCTGCAATCTCGACGAGCTGCAGCGGCGCCTACTGACCCTACTGCCGCGACCGCCACGCGGCCTGCCGGTGCCCGCCGATCATCAAGGACCCGGCCTGGAGGCGTTCCTCGAGCGAATGCGCAACAACAACCGCGGCGCGCCGATGCTCGAAGCGGTCCAGATTGCAATTCAGGAATGCCTGAGCGCCGAGGACAAGGACCTGAGCCTCATCGAGCAACAGCTCGTCAAAGACCCGCAAGTCACCGCGCGGCTGATTCAGCTCGCCAACAGCGCCGCGCAGCACCAGGCCAGCGTATGCCAGTCGTTGTCCCAGGCATTGCCGAGGCTCGGGCTCAAGCGCGCGCTCAACCTGGTCCTGGCCATGGCCTTGCAGCACAGCGCCATCCTGGCTGATGAGCGTCTTTCGCGCCGCGCCGCGACCATCTGCGCGGAGGCCCAACGCGCCGCGCAGTTGGCTGAATGGCTGGCGCGCAAGGCGAAGCTCGACGTCGAGCTCTGCTATACCGCCGGGCTGTTGCACAACATCGGCGAACTCGCGCTACTACGAACGTTGCAAGACTGGCTCGACAGCGGCGAAGGGCTCGAAGAAGAGCAGATCGAGTCGGTGCTCGCAGGCTACGCGGCCGGTTTCGGCTCGGCCTTGCGTTCGCGGTGGGCACTACCTCTTCAGCTGCGCCAGGTGAGCAGCACCTTCTATGGGTTAGCTGCCGATGTAGTCTGTCGCGAAGCACTGGTGCTGAATCTGGCCGGTTCGTTGATGCGCTTGCCGCCCGATCACGCCCCGGCCAGTCTCCGCGACGACCGCACCGTGCGGCTGCTTCGGCTCGATGCCGCGATCCTCGACGAAGTCGCCAGCGTCGAGGCACTTGCCGGTTAACTCATCGCGCGCACATGCGCCGCGCTGGCCGCAACGGGTAGCCGGACAAGGCGCCCGGTTCATCCAGCCAGGACGTCGCTCGCCGCGACCACGCGGTCCCTTCCGCGCTGCTTGGCCGCGTACAGCGCCTTGTCGGCCTTGTTGTAGAAGGCCGCGAAGTCCTCGCCGGCGGCAAGCTGTGCAACGCCGAGGCTGGCGGTGATGGAGACGTTCAGCTCGCCCGACGAAACAGTGCCTTGCGCAATGGAGCATTTAAGCCGCTCGGCGATCTCCATCGCATCCGCTTCGGGCGCACGCGGCATCAAGACCGCGAGTTCCTCACCACCCAGGCGGGGCAGGACGTCGCCGGCACGGAGTGCGCGTTGACAGGTTCGCACCACCATCCGGAGCGTCTTATCACCCACCGGATGGCCGAAACGATCGCCGCGTCGATTCGCTCGTTCAACGTCGCCGCTTTCACCGCGATATCGTTCAACGTGCGCAGCCCTTGGATGAGTGCTTCTGCACGAGCGGATCGTTCGCGCTGCGGGACATGCGGTCGCTTCGCTGTCACCCCCGATAAAAAGCCGATGGCGGCATGCCGAAGTAGCGCTTGAACATGACGGTATAAGCGCTCTGGCTGCTGTAACCATGCTCCAGCGCAACCTGCACGATCGGTGTACCTTCGGCCAGGCTTTCGAGCGACAACAGCAGGCGCGCTAATTGGCGCCATTGCCCGAATGTGATGCCGGTGTGGTTCTTGAACTGGCGGTGGAACGTCTTCTTACTCATGGCGAGGCGTTCGGCCCATTCGATGACCGTTGCGGGGTCATCCGGCTGCTGAGCCAGGCGCGTGCAAACCTGGCTCAGGCGCCTGTCCTGCGGCCACGGCAGATGAAAAGGCAAGACGGGGAGCGTCTGGATCTCGTCGAGCAGTAGGCGCATCAGACGTCCGTTGCGGCCGTCGAGGTCGTAGTCCAGCGGTATCCGTGACGCTTCCAACACCAGCTCGCGCAACAAGGGCGATACGCTGAGGACGCAGTTCTCCGTCGGAAGGTGTGGCGCGGCATCCTGATCCACGAACATGGTTCGCATGCTGACCGGCCCGCGCATGCGAACAGTATGCTCGACATTCGCCTGAAGCCAGACGCCACGCGTGGGCGGGACGACCCAGCGCCCGCGATTGGTAGCGATCACCATCACGCCTTGCGTGGCGTACAGAAATTGCGAGCGCTTGTGCTTGTGTGGAGCAATG
This DNA window, taken from Stutzerimonas stutzeri, encodes the following:
- a CDS encoding HDOD domain-containing protein, translated to MVKRSVSPQQPHPITGGDLRPSAISYVLIAYSEPWRADQLAQLVESLAPRTRVMQVHDGHSALAACHRQAPDLLIVDGELDELDGFSLLAQLRQGASARLLPCILISQRLDAESVKAARPLRPHAYLGKPCNLDELQRRLLTLLPRPPRGLPVPADHQGPGLEAFLERMRNNNRGAPMLEAVQIAIQECLSAEDKDLSLIEQQLVKDPQVTARLIQLANSAAQHQASVCQSLSQALPRLGLKRALNLVLAMALQHSAILADERLSRRAATICAEAQRAAQLAEWLARKAKLDVELCYTAGLLHNIGELALLRTLQDWLDSGEGLEEEQIESVLAGYAAGFGSALRSRWALPLQLRQVSSTFYGLAADVVCREALVLNLAGSLMRLPPDHAPASLRDDRTVRLLRLDAAILDEVASVEALAG
- a CDS encoding GGDEF domain-containing protein, with the translated sequence MVTAARALIPSCSSATSACRHRLFIGGDSEATACPAARTIRSCRSTHPRAAHVERYRGESGDVERANRRGDRFGHPVGDKTLRMVVRTCQRALRAGDVLPRLGGEELAVLMPRAPEADAMEIAERLKCSIAQGTVSSGELNVSITASLGVAQLAAGEDFAAFYNKADKALYAAKQRGRDRVVAASDVLAG
- a CDS encoding AraC family transcriptional regulator; translation: MADSRHHLPFEEAQRPVTGLAVEYPHGHVIAPHKHKRSQFLYATQGVMVIATNRGRWVVPPTRGVWLQANVEHTVRMRGPVSMRTMFVDQDAAPHLPTENCVLSVSPLLRELVLEASRIPLDYDLDGRNGRLMRLLLDEIQTLPVLPFHLPWPQDRRLSQVCTRLAQQPDDPATVIEWAERLAMSKKTFHRQFKNHTGITFGQWRQLARLLLSLESLAEGTPIVQVALEHGYSSQSAYTVMFKRYFGMPPSAFYRG